In one window of Notolabrus celidotus isolate fNotCel1 chromosome 15, fNotCel1.pri, whole genome shotgun sequence DNA:
- the LOC117826846 gene encoding insulin-like growth factor-binding protein 3, with protein sequence MPSDSTMDSCLRALCMTFFLASFPRRSGAIGPVIKCEPCDAGARLLCKPLPKDCTEKVREPGCGCCFTCALSFGQPCGVYTGRCGSGLTCQHQPGETKPLQALLEGRGICANATNKRPIVRPTPPVNELPETIETQDEERNFTSSGPQPAYSTHRPTGPLRPPLHPLFPPAKSDVLRREQQKRTLSFKMEELPGPLITDQQNFSLETKQEPEYGPCRREIEGILSSLKITDILNPRGFRIPNCDKKGFYKKKQCRPSKGRKRGFCWCVDKYGQPLPGFDGKERGDAQYYNSESQ encoded by the exons ATGCCCTCAGACTCTACCATGGATTCCTGCCTTCGCGCGCTTTGCATGACTTTTTTCCTCGCATCGTTCCCCCGGAGGTCAGGTGCAATCGGCCCGGTAATCAAATGCGAACCATGTGACGCTGGAGCGCGTCTTTTGTGCAAACCTCTACCAAAGGACTGCACCGAGAAAGTCCGCGAACCGGGCTGCGGCTGCTGCTTCACTTGCGCGCTGAGCTTCGGCCAGCCGTGCGGTGTGTACACCGGGAGATGTGGCTCCGGGCTGACATGTCAGCATCAGCCCGGCGAGACAAAACCTCTGCAGGCTCTGCTGGAGGGAAGGGGGATTTGTGCAAACGCTACTAATAAACGACCCATCGTCAGACCAACACCTCCAGTCAACGAACTTCCAG AGACTATTGAGACtcaggatgaggagaggaattTCACCAGCTCAGGCCCCCAACCTGCATACAGCACCCACAGACCAACAGGACCCTTAAGACCTCCACTTCACCCTCTGTTCCCCCCTGCCAAGTCAGATGTCCTCAGACGGGAGCAGCAGAAGAGAACCCTAAGCTTTAAGATGGAGGAGCTCCCGGGACCACTCATCACAGACCAACAAAATTTCTCTCTGGAGACCAAACAGGAGCCTGAGTAT GGTCCCTGTCGGAGAGAGATTGAGGGCATCCTCAGTAGCCTCAAGATTACAGACATTCTTAACCCCAGAGGTTTCAGGATACCAAACTGTGACAAGAAGGGCTTCTATAAGAAAAAGCAG TGCCGTCCATCCAAAGGCAGAAAGCGAGGCTTCTGTTGGTGTGTGGACAAATATGGGCAGCCCTTGCCAGGTTTTGATGGGAAGGAGCGAGGAGACGCCCAGTACTACAACTCTGAGAGCCAATAG